The Henckelia pumila isolate YLH828 chromosome 2, ASM3356847v2, whole genome shotgun sequence genome includes a window with the following:
- the LOC140879027 gene encoding uncharacterized protein, whose protein sequence is MANITKLEFEALDISGKNYLSWILDVEVHLVSKDLENTIKEENNESPQDLAKSLIFLRHHLDDGLKAEYLTLKNTQELWKNLKERFDHQRSVVLPRARYEWIHLRLQYFKFVSDYNSALFKICSKLKLCGENISDHDLLEKTSSTFYASNVLLQQQYRERGFKKYSEFIFCLLVAEQNNELLLKNHQLRPTGSTPFPKANEISFPEVNFNSTQNPHIRRGRRRGRGHGHGRGRGHGQNKNYQQHDVKRQKTNHQQWKPNNEEEKWRNMKEYEDKCFKCGTEGHWSRTCRTPKHLVDLYQNSIKGKGKIETNFAYDDGPVDITHLDVSDFFSQPDGNIDHLIGGGVLEK, encoded by the coding sequence ATGGCAAACATTACAAAACTTGAATTTGAAGCTCTTGACATCAGTGGAAAAAACTatttgtcatggattttggatgTTGAGGTTCATCTTGTTTCTAAGGATCTTGAAAATAcaataaaagaagaaaataatgaATCCCCGCAGGATCTTGCAAAATCTCTTATTTTCCTTCGCCACCATCTCGATGATGGATTGAAAGCTGAGTATCTCACTCTGAAGAACACACAAGAACTTTGGAAAAATCTTAAAGAAAGGTTTGACCATCAAAGGAGTGTAGTTCTCCCAAGAGCCCGTTATGAGTGGATCCATCTTCGCCTACAATATTTCAAATTTGTAAGCGATTATAACTCCGCATTATTCAAGATTTGTTCAAAGCTCAAACTTTGTGGAGAAAATATTTCTGATCACGATCTACTTGAAAAAACTTCCTCCACCTTCTATGCTTCAAATGTGCTCCTGCAGCAGCAATATCGTGAGCGTGGATTTAAAAAGTACTCTGAGTTTATTTTCTGTCTACTAGTTGCTGAACAGAACAATGAATTACTAttgaaaaatcatcaattaCGCCCAACTGGCTCTACACCATTTCCTAAAGCAAATGAAATATCATTCCCTGAAGTGaatttcaactcaactcaaaatcCCCATATTAGAAGAGGACGTAGGCGTGGTCGTGGGCATGGTCATGGGCGTGGGCGTGGCCATGGTCAAAACAAAAATTACCAGCAACATGATGTAAAGAGACAAAAAACAAACCACCAGCAGTGGAAACCGAATAATGAAGAAGAAAAATGGAGAAACATGAAAGAGTATGAAGATAAGTGTTTCAAATGCGGAACGGAAGGGCATTGGTCTCGTACCTGTCGTACTCCAAAGCATCTTGTGGATCTCTACCAAAATTCAATAAAAGGAAAGGGAAAAATAGAGACAAATTTTGCTTATGATGATGGCCCTGTTGATATAACTCACTTGGATGTCTCTGATTTCTTTTCACAACCAGACGGGAATATTGATCATTTGATTGGGGGTGGTGTGCTAGAAAAATAG